In a genomic window of Leishmania donovani BPK282A1 complete genome, chromosome 32:
- a CDS encoding dynein light intermediate chain, putative, which produces MPGSPVDRKPEASRNGGQKGAAEHLQPPRRPSKTPSEEGAESPLRQSQELSETPTTAATGTSASIVIDPTKDLWQNITRNVKDANVEQTETSLVMVGASGSGKTTLLHRIYTSFQSSSSGSGPKRVKATTALDYSFARRSERNVAPVAHFWEIAQGTQFSQLLDIVLTPENVHAVAAAVVVDASEEGLPVAWETATYWLRRLDQRVSDISQRMKAKGSTTPAKILTRAQKAIGLDHPDLKRMRLSGIPTVLVVNKIDAFRGDMQQLKLLCRSMRYLAHLYGAHVVFTSEQESVRWRALMNFTLFQAPFDPKYLQTDPERSAVLLTVDRDSFLDIGDPDVSRLGGSVSTGDAELDRWKAPFDEAFPPKKLNEEDKVVDDPFIRRLYDTAEGGFGDPVIDALRKQKDEELEQYRKKSSNAANASKAK; this is translated from the coding sequence ATGCCCGGCTCACCGGTGGATAGAAAGCCTGAGGCCTCGAGAAACGGTGGGCAGAAGGGTGCCGCTGAGCatctgcagccgccgcgcaggccTTCAAAGACGCCGTCTGAAGAAGGCGCCGAGTCGCCCCTGCGGCAGTCGCAGGAGCTCTCCGAGACCCCgaccactgccgccaccggcaccagTGCGAGCATTGTCATCGATCCCACAAAGGATCTCTGGCAGAACATCACGCGAAATGTCAAGGACGCTAACGTCGAGCAGACGGAGACGAGCCTGGTCATGGTCGGAGCCtctggcagcggcaagacgaCTCTTCTCCACCGCATCTATACCTCTTTTCAGAGCAGCTCGAGTGGATCTGGCCCTAAGAGGGTaaaggcgacgacggcgctggacTACAGCTTCGCCCGCCGATCGGAGCGCAACGTGGCGCCCGTGGCACATTTCTGGGAGATCGCGCAAGGGACGCAGTtctcgcagctgctggacaTTGTGTTGACGCCGGAGAACGTgcacgccgtggcggcggcggtggtggtggacgcgAGTGAAGAAGGGCTGCCGGTGGCATGGGAGACAGCCACGTACTGGTTGCGCCGGCTCGACCAGCGCGTCAGCGATATTTCGCAGCGCATGAAGGCGAAGGGGTCGACCACGCCAGCGAAAATCCTGACCCGTGCGCAGAAGGCTATCGGGCTCGACCATCCAGATCTGAAGCGCATGCGACTCAGCGGGATTCCGACGGTGCTTGTCGTCAACAAGATCGACGCGTTCCGTGGCGACATGCAGCAATTGAAACTCTTGTGCCGTAGCATGCGCTACCTCGCCCACCTGTACGGCGCCCACGTCGTCTTCACCAGCGAGCAGGAGAGCGTGCGATGGCGCGCGCTGATGAACTTCACTCTCTTTCAAGCCCCGTTCGACCCCAAGTACTTGCAGACAGATCCGGAGCGGAGTGCCGTGTTGCTGACGGTCGACCGCGACAGTTTCTTGGACATTGGCGACCCCGATGTGAGTcggctcggcggcagcgtcagtACCGGCGACGCGGAACTGGATCGCTGGAAGGCGCCCTTTGACGAGGCGTTTCCGCCAAAGAAGCTGAACGAGGAGGACAAGGTAGTGGACGATCCTTTCATCCGCCGCCTGTACGACACAGCGGAGGGCGGCTTCGGCGATCCGGTGATCGACGCCTTGCGCAAGCAGAAGGAtgaggagctggagcagtaccgcaagaagagcagcaacgccgccaaCGCCAGCAAGGCCAAgtga